A window of Nonomuraea angiospora genomic DNA:
GCGGTGAGCGCGGCGCGGATCATGTGCATGTCCTCGGCCAGCAGCACCTTGATCACGCCGCGACCTCCGACCTCCGCGCCCGAGCCATCCCGTCTCGCCTGGCCGTCCCGCCTCACGCCGCGACCTCCATCGCCAGGAGGAAGCCGCCGGCGCCGGTCCGGGCCGCGGTGCACGAGCCGCCCGCCTGGGCCGCGCGTTCCGCCAGCCCCGTGAGACCCCCTCCGCCGGGGCCGGGCTCGGTGAGGACGCCGTCGTTGGCGACCTCCAGCCGGAGGACGCCGCCGTTCACCGAGGTGGTGATCGTGCAGGTCGTGGCGCGGCTGTGGCGCAGGACGTTGGTGACGGCCTCGCGCACGGCCCACGCCAGCGCCTCCTCCGAACGGCCCGGCAGCGTCACGTCCGCCAGGTGCGCCTGCACGCCGACCCCTGACGACTCCAGCAGCGCCACCGCCCGGTTCACCTCGTCGGCCAGCGACAGGGCCCGGTACCCCCTGGCGACGTGGCGTACGTCCTGGGCCGCCTCCCTGGCCACCTGCACCAGCTCGCCCACCTCCGTCCGGGCGGCGGCCGGGTCGCGCTCCATGAGCCGGGAGGCCAGGTCGCCCTTGAGCGCGATCGCGGTCAGGCTGCGCCCGAGGCCGTCGTGCAGGTCGCGGGAGATGCGCAGGCGCTCCCTGAGCACGGCCGCGTCCGCCAGCTCGGCCCTGGCCTCCTCCAGGTCGGCCGCCATGCGCGTGAACCGCACCAGCGCGTAGGTCATGGCGCCCGTCGCCGGCACGGTGGTCACGTAGAAGAGGGTGACGATGGTCGGGACCCCGACCCACCACAGCACGGTGCCCTCGTACAGCATCATCAGCCCCACCAGCGCGCCGCCCCAGCGCAGCGGCAGGAACACCAGCAGCGTCCCGGCCAGCATCGGCGCCGTCACCCCCGACATGCCGCCGGGCAGCAGGTCGGGCAGGTACGTGACGAACGCCTGCAGCACCATCGTGAGCGGGTAGGCGGGCGGGCGCTCGCCGCGCAGCCCGGCCCGCATGTTCAGGTAGTGCGTGGAGATCACGGCGAGCGTGGCGACCGCGGCCGTGGCGCCGTAGCCGGGGCCGTACAGGAAGTAGGTGAGGGCGAGCAGCGAGTAGGCGGCCGATACGGCGGTGATGAGGCCGGTCGCGAGCCGCCTGGCCGAGGAGGAGACCACAGGGAACGATTATCTCTATGAGCGGCGCGGTTCCCAGCGGAACCACAGCCGGAGCGCGACGAGCCCGACGACCGTCCAGGCGGCCAGGACCAGGGCGGGCACGGCCAGGTCGCCGGTCTTGACGGCGTTCACGACGGCGCTGGTGGGCAGCAGGTCCAGGGCCGGCCGCAGCCACGAGGGCAGCGGGATCGGGCCCATCGCGCCCGCGGAGACCCCCGACACCAGGAAGACGGGCATGGTGAACGCGGCGGCCAGCTCCGCGCGCGGGATGGCGGCCGTGTACGCGGCGCCGAGCAGCGACAGCACCGCCGACCCCGCCACCGTGATCGCCGCGAACCCCAGCGGGTCGTCCGGGAACGGCACGCCGGCCACGACCCGCACGGCCACCGTGCTCAGCGCGATCATGGCCACGGTCTGCGTGGCCGTGCTGGCGATCTGGCCGAGCAGGATCTGCCCGTCCGTCAGCCGGCTCGCCCGCAGGCGCTTGAGTACGAGCTGGTCGCGGCGGGTGGCCAGGGCGACGGCCACGTTCATGAACGCGGTGATCGCCAGCAGCACGGAGATCGTGCTCTGGAAGATCGCGGTGGCGGCCGAGGGGTTCAGCACGTTCTTCATGAGCAGCGGCATCCCCACGGCCAGCCCGACCGGGGTCAGCACGGAGCCGAACAGCATGCTCTTGTCCCGCCAGAACAGGCGCGTGCCCAGGCGGTAGGTGGCGGTCAGGCTCATCGGGCGTCCTCGGGGAAGAGGTCTTCGAGGGTGGCTGTCAGGCTCATCGGGCGCTCTCCAGGAAGAGGTCTTCGAGGGTGGCGGCGCGGACCTCCAGGCCCGACAGGCGCACGCCGTGCCCGGCCGCCCAGGTCAGCAGCGTCTGCGCGGCCAGGTCGGGGTCGTCGGCGCGGCAGACGGCCGTCTCGCCCTCCACGGTGACCGGCAGCGGCAGCTCGGCCGGGTCCACGTGCGCGGGCAGCCGGAACGCCACCCGCCCCGACCGGGCGGCCAGGGTCTCGGCCATGTCGCCGGACGCGACGATCTCGCCGGCGTCCAGGATGGCCATGGCCGTGGCCAGGCGCTGCGCCTCCTCCAGGTAGTGCGTGGTCAGCAGGATCGTGGTGCCCTGCCTGGCCAGGTCGCGGACGACGGTCCAGGTGTTCCTGCGGGCCTCGGGGTCCATGCCGGTGGTCGGCTCGTCGAGGAACAGCACGTCGGGGCGGCCCAGCAGGGCCAGGGCCAGGTCGAGCCGGCGCTTCTCGCCGCCGGACAGCTGGCGTACCTTGGTGCCCCGCCTGTCCGCCAGCCCGGCCAGCTCCAGCGCCTCGTCGCGGGGGCGGGGCGCGGCGGTGAAGTCGCGCCAGGTGTCGACGGTCTGGGCGACCGTCAGGTCAGGGAAGAACCCGGCCTCCTGCAGCATGATCCCGGTGCGCTGCCTGACGGCCGCGCGGTCGGCGTACGGGTCGAGGCCGAGCACGCGCACGCTCCCGCCGTCGGCCCGCTGGAAGCCCGCCAGCACCTCGATCGTGCTGGTCTTGCCCGCGCCGTTCCTGCCGAGGAGCGCGAAGATCTGGCCCTGCGCCACCTCGAACGAGATGCCCTTCACCGCCTCGAACCCCTGGTGGCTCTTCCTGAGCCCGGTCACTTCGATCGCTGTCATGCGTACGAGTGTTTCCAGGGGAGTCGCGGGGCGACAGTGAAGAATTCACGACTTGCGCGAGAGCTTGAGCAGCGCGTCCGTGACGCCCTCGGGGTCGACGAGCTGGTGCAGGTGCCGGCCGGGCACGCGGACCACGGGCCAGCCCCGCCGCCCCGCCTCCTCGGCGACCTTCTCGTACGGCGGGCCGAACCACAGGCACGAGCACCTGACCTCGTCCCACCCGGCGGGCACGGGGATGGGCTGGGTGTAGTAGCCGAGCGGCAGCCGCGGCTGCTCCGCCGCCACCCTGACGCGCACGGCGGGGTCGGGCAGCATGGCCACCACGTCCTCCTCGTCCCACCAGTCGGTCCAGCGCGGCAGCACGCCGTCGGGCCCGGCCAGGTCGTGCAGGAACGGCAGGAAGCTTTCCTCCGCGACCTTGATCAGCCCTTCGCGCGGCGGGATGTGCGCGTCGGCGAAGACGCAGGCCACCACCCGCTCGCCCAGCCCCTCCTTGATCAGCGGCAGGAAGAACCCGGCGTTGCTGTGCGCGGCCAGCACGACGGGCGTGTCAGGCGTGACCGCGCGCACCGCCTCGACCACCCGCGGCCAGTACGGCGCGTCACCCGTCGCCACGCCGGTCAGGTCGGGCACCACGGCCGCGTGTCCGCGGCGTTCCAGCGACTCGGCCACGGGAGCCCAGGTCGAGGGCCCGACGGAAGGGCTGTGCACGAGTACGAAGGTCGTCTGCATAGGCCCACCCTGTCAGACGACGAGGGTGTGCCGGGACACCGGACGATCGGCGCCGTCGAAGACCGCCCAGGCCAGGGCCAGGTTGTTCACCGCTCGCGAAAGCTCGTCCTCGGGGAACAGGAAGTGCAGGCGCATGCGGTCGGCGTGCCCGCCCAGCGGGTCGAACGATCTGCCCGGCGGCACCGCGACCCCGTGCCTGAGCGCCACCTGGGCGAAGGAGTCCACATCGCCGTGCGGGATGCGTACCCAGATGGTCTGGCCGCCGAGCGCGGGCTCGAACTCCCAGGACGGCAGCCGCTCGCGCAGCTGCGCGCACAGGTGGTCGTGGCGCCGGCGCAACGTGCGCACGCGCGCCGCCCGTACCTCCTCCAGGCGGCGCAGCAGCGCGACGGCGGCGAGCTGGCTGAAGACCTCGCCCCCCAGGTCGAACACGGCCCGCAGCCTGGCCAGCCGCGACACCAGTGGCGCCGCCGCGCGGATCCACCCGACCCGCAACCCGCCCCACACGAGCTTGCTCAGCGAGCCGACGGTGATGAGGTGCTCCCCCCGCTCGAACGACGCCAGCGGCGGCGGCGTCCCGCCCGTGAAGCAGAGCTCGGCGCACACCTCGTCGTCGATCAGCGGCACGTCGTGTTCGGCGGCCAGCGCGGCCAGCCGCCGGCGGGCCGGGTTGTCCATGACCGCGCCGTCCGGGTTGCGGCTGGTGGGGACGAAGTAGCCCAGCGCGGGGCGTTCGCGCAGATCCTCCGCAGTCCCCGGCCGGACGACGGCGGCGGCGTGCCGGAACACCTCCAGCGCCCCCGGGTACGTCGGCGCCTCGGTCAGCACGGTGTCGCCGGGGGCCACCAGCAGTCCGGCGAGCAGCGTGAGCGCCTGCTGGGCGCCCGTCGTCACCATGATCTCCTCGGCCGTCGTCGGCACGCCGCGGCCGGTGTAGTAGGCGGCCAGCGCGGCGCGCAGGGCCGGGTTGCCCGCGGGCTGGTAGCCCAGGTCGCGGGTGTCGGCCAGCCGCGCGCCCGCCTCCTCGTACGCCTCGAACATCGCCTCCGGCATGTCGTCCGGCGCGGCGCACGTCAGGAGCTGCACGCCGTCCGGCGGGTGCAGGATGTGGAGCAGGAGCGGGTTGGCCGCCACGCCGTCCGCCGCGCGCGTCGCCGGCAGCTCGAGCGCGGCCACCCGGGTGCCGCTGCCCTGGCGGCGCACCACGCGGCCCTCCTGCTGCAGCAGGTCGTACGCCGCGACCACGGTGCCCCGGCCCACCGCGAGCCGCTTGGCCAGCACCCGGTCCGGCGGGAGCGCCTGGTCCGGCGGCAGCACGCCGTCGTCGATGAGCGCCCGCAGCCGGGCCGCGAGCAGCAGGTAGAGCGGGCCGCGGCCCGACGCCCAGCGGCCCAGGAGATCGACGAGGTCGCCGTCGGCGAGATTGGCCCCATTCATGGACCAATTCTGCCGCATTGGCTCTGACGTTGGACCGTTTTGAGGGCGATCCTTGACACATGACCGATTCTCATCCCTCTGAGCTCCGCCCCGAGACCCGCACCGTCCACGTGCCGCAGCCCGTCATCGAGGGCAGCCGGCCGATCACCGTGCCGATCTACCAGACCTCCGGATTCATCTTCGACGACCCCGCCGTGATGGCCGACGCGATGGGGCGGGCCGACGGGCCGTTCGTGTACGGGCGCTACACCAACCCCACCGTCCGCTCCCTGGAGGAGGCCGTCTCCGGGCTGGAGGGCGGGGTCGGGGCCATCGCCACGGGTTCGGGCATGGGCGCGATCAACACCGTCCTGCTGGGCCTGCTCAAGCCCGGCGACCACCTCATCGCGCAGAAGTCCCTGTACGGCGGGACCGCCGCCATGATCAACGACCTGGTGGGCAGGTTCGGGATCACGGTGACGTACGTGCCCGAGAACGACCCCGCCGCCCTGCGCGCCGCCGTCCGCCCGGAGACCCGGCTCGTCTACCTGGAGACGATCAGCAACCCGATGACGCTGGTCGCCGACCTGCCGGGGATGTGCGCGGCGGCCCGCGAGCTGGGGATCCTGTCCGTGGTGGACAACACGTTCGCCACGGCCCTGCTCTGCCGGCCCATCGAGCACGGGGCGGACATCGTCGTACACTCCACCACCAAATACCTGTCCGGGCACACCGACGTGGTGGGCGGGCTCGCCGTGTTCGCCTCCACCGAGCTCTACGAGAAGGTCTGGCACTTCGCGATCGAGCTGGGCGCCTCCGCCGACCCCTTCGCCGCCTGGCTGTCGCTGCGGGGGCTGCAGACGCTCGCCCTGCGCATGGAACGCCACTGCTCCAACGCCCGCCTCCTCGCCACCCGCCTGGCCTCGCACCCCGCCGTCACCGCCGTGCACTGGCCGGGCCTGGACACCCACCCCTCCTACGACCTGGCCGGGAAGCTGCTGTCCGACTTCGGCGGGGTGCTCTCGTTCGACCTCGCCGGCGGGCGGGAGGCGGGGGAGAAGTTCATGAGCTCCGTACGCCTCATGCTCCTCGCCCCATCGCTGGGCGGCGTGGAGACGCTCGTCATGCACCCGGCGACGACCTCCCACCGCTCGCTCAGCGCCGCCGAACTGGCCAGGCACGGGATCGGCGAGGGCACCGTACGCATCGCCGTGGGCATCGAGCACCCCGAGGACCTGTGGGCCGACGTGGAGCAGGCGCTGGCATAGTGGCCTGTGTGGATTACTCGGATGTGCTGGCGGCGGCCGGCCGTATAGACGGGCTCGTGCTGCGTACGCCGGTGCTGGAGGTCTCGCCCGGCGTCTTCTTCAAGCTGGAGCTGCTTCAGCACTCGGGATCGTTCAAGGTCCGCGGGGCCTTCAACCGGATGCTGTCGGCGGGCGAGCTGCCGCCCAGCGGGGTGATCGCCGCCAGCGGCGGCAACCACGGGCTGGCCGTCGCCTACGCGGCGCGGGTCCTTGGGGTGCGGGCGGAGATCTTCGTGCCCGAGGTCACGAGCCCGGTGAAGGTCGCCGGGCTCGAGGCGCTGGGGGCCCACATCACGCAGACCGGGGCCATCTACTCGGAGGCCGCCGAGGCCGCCGCCAAGCGCGCGGCGGAGTCGGGGGCGTTGGCGGTGCACGCGTACGACCAGGCCGAGGTGGTGGCGGGGCAGGGGACCACGGGGCTGGAGATCGTCGAGCAGACGGGTGGCGTGGACACGGTGGTGGTCGCCGTCGGCGGGGGCGGCTTCGCCGCCGGCATCACCCTGGGCACCTCCGGCTCCGTCCCTGCGAGCGGCTCTGCTGTGACGCCCGGATCCGGGCCGCGGATCATCGCGGTCGAGCCCGAGCGGATCCCGACCCTCCACGAGGCGCTGCGCGCGGGACATCCGGTGCCCGTCGAGGTGAGCGGGGTGGCCGCCGACGCGCTGGGCGCCACCAAGATCGGCGGCATCGCGTTCGAGATCCTGTCCTCGCCTCGGGTGGAGAGCGTGCTGGTGACCGACGAGGCGATCGTGGAGGCCCGGCGTACCCTCTGGGCGCGTCACCGGGTCGCGGCCGAGCCGGCGGGCGCGACGGCGTACGCCGCGCTGCTGGCGGGCGCGTACACGCCGGCTCCGGGGGAGCGGGTGGCCGTGGTGCTGTGCGGCTCCAACACCGACCCCAGCACCCTCACCCCCTGACTTCTCCCACTTGCACCGTCACGGACCTAGCGCGTGCCCCCTCCGAACCCTCGCTCCACGCCCGCCCCTGGACGCCCGCCATTGACGCCCCGGCCCTGGACACCCCGGCCCTGGACACCCGACTGACCTGAAATACCCGCCCGGGCTTCCGCCCAACGCCCGCCCGGGCTTCCGCCCAACGCCCGCCCGGGCTTCCGCCCAACGCCCGCCCGGGCTTCCGCCCAACGCCCGCCCGGGCTTCCGCCCAACGCCCGCCCGGGCTTCCGCCCAACGCCCGCCCGGGCTTCCGCCCAACGCCCGCCCGGGCTTCCGCCCCCCAAGCCCGCCTGGACTTCCGCCCCAAAACCGCCCCAAAACCGCCCCAAAACCGCCCCAAAACCGCCCCAATGCCCGCCGCCAATGCCTGGCCCTGGACGCCCGAGCCGGAATGCCCAGCCGGGACGCCCAGTCCAGCCACAACCATCAGGCGTCAGTGGTGCCCGCCGTCAGCTGTACGTGTGCTCAGCAGCCGGGAAAGCGCCCGTCGCCACGTCGGCGGCGAAGGCGCGGACGGCGCGATCCATCTCGGCGGCCAGATCCGCGTAGCGCTTGACGAACCGGGCGGGCCGCGGCGTGAGCCCCATCAGGTCCTGCCACACCAGAACCTGCGCGTCCGTCCCGGCGCCCGCGCCGATGCCGATGGTGGGGATCGTCAGCGACGCCGTCACCCGCTCCGCCAGGTCCGCCGGCACGCACTCGAGCACCACCGAGAACGCCCCGGCCCGTTCCAGGTCCTTGGCGTCCGCCATGAGCTCGTCGCCCGACTGGCCGCGCCCCTGAACGCGGTAACCGCCCAGGACGTTCACCGACTGCGGGGTCAGCCCGAGGTGGGCCATGACCGGAACACCGGCCGAGACCAGC
This region includes:
- a CDS encoding trans-sulfuration enzyme family protein, which translates into the protein MTDSHPSELRPETRTVHVPQPVIEGSRPITVPIYQTSGFIFDDPAVMADAMGRADGPFVYGRYTNPTVRSLEEAVSGLEGGVGAIATGSGMGAINTVLLGLLKPGDHLIAQKSLYGGTAAMINDLVGRFGITVTYVPENDPAALRAAVRPETRLVYLETISNPMTLVADLPGMCAAARELGILSVVDNTFATALLCRPIEHGADIVVHSTTKYLSGHTDVVGGLAVFASTELYEKVWHFAIELGASADPFAAWLSLRGLQTLALRMERHCSNARLLATRLASHPAVTAVHWPGLDTHPSYDLAGKLLSDFGGVLSFDLAGGREAGEKFMSSVRLMLLAPSLGGVETLVMHPATTSHRSLSAAELARHGIGEGTVRIAVGIEHPEDLWADVEQALA
- a CDS encoding alpha/beta hydrolase codes for the protein MQTTFVLVHSPSVGPSTWAPVAESLERRGHAAVVPDLTGVATGDAPYWPRVVEAVRAVTPDTPVVLAAHSNAGFFLPLIKEGLGERVVACVFADAHIPPREGLIKVAEESFLPFLHDLAGPDGVLPRWTDWWDEEDVVAMLPDPAVRVRVAAEQPRLPLGYYTQPIPVPAGWDEVRCSCLWFGPPYEKVAEEAGRRGWPVVRVPGRHLHQLVDPEGVTDALLKLSRKS
- the panB gene encoding 3-methyl-2-oxobutanoate hydroxymethyltransferase, with translation MSSSTTLYGGVSGRRVTVRDLTAAKERGERWPMVTAYDAMTARVFDDAGIPVLLVGDSAAMVVYGYDSTLPVTVDDLLPLTAAVVRGSSRALVVADLPFGSYQSSPQQALESAARFMKEAGAHAVKLEGGRRVVPQVEALVSAGVPVMAHLGLTPQSVNVLGGYRVQGRGQSGDELMADAKDLERAGAFSVVLECVPADLAERVTASLTIPTIGIGAGAGTDAQVLVWQDLMGLTPRPARFVKRYADLAAEMDRAVRAFAADVATGAFPAAEHTYS
- a CDS encoding ABC transporter ATP-binding protein, producing MTAIEVTGLRKSHQGFEAVKGISFEVAQGQIFALLGRNGAGKTSTIEVLAGFQRADGGSVRVLGLDPYADRAAVRQRTGIMLQEAGFFPDLTVAQTVDTWRDFTAAPRPRDEALELAGLADRRGTKVRQLSGGEKRRLDLALALLGRPDVLFLDEPTTGMDPEARRNTWTVVRDLARQGTTILLTTHYLEEAQRLATAMAILDAGEIVASGDMAETLAARSGRVAFRLPAHVDPAELPLPVTVEGETAVCRADDPDLAAQTLLTWAAGHGVRLSGLEVRAATLEDLFLESAR
- a CDS encoding histidine kinase — encoded protein: MVSSSARRLATGLITAVSAAYSLLALTYFLYGPGYGATAAVATLAVISTHYLNMRAGLRGERPPAYPLTMVLQAFVTYLPDLLPGGMSGVTAPMLAGTLLVFLPLRWGGALVGLMMLYEGTVLWWVGVPTIVTLFYVTTVPATGAMTYALVRFTRMAADLEEARAELADAAVLRERLRISRDLHDGLGRSLTAIALKGDLASRLMERDPAAARTEVGELVQVAREAAQDVRHVARGYRALSLADEVNRAVALLESSGVGVQAHLADVTLPGRSEEALAWAVREAVTNVLRHSRATTCTITTSVNGGVLRLEVANDGVLTEPGPGGGGLTGLAERAAQAGGSCTAARTGAGGFLLAMEVAA
- a CDS encoding ABC transporter permease, which codes for MSLTATYRLGTRLFWRDKSMLFGSVLTPVGLAVGMPLLMKNVLNPSAATAIFQSTISVLLAITAFMNVAVALATRRDQLVLKRLRASRLTDGQILLGQIASTATQTVAMIALSTVAVRVVAGVPFPDDPLGFAAITVAGSAVLSLLGAAYTAAIPRAELAAAFTMPVFLVSGVSAGAMGPIPLPSWLRPALDLLPTSAVVNAVKTGDLAVPALVLAAWTVVGLVALRLWFRWEPRRS
- a CDS encoding serine/threonine dehydratase, producing MDYSDVLAAAGRIDGLVLRTPVLEVSPGVFFKLELLQHSGSFKVRGAFNRMLSAGELPPSGVIAASGGNHGLAVAYAARVLGVRAEIFVPEVTSPVKVAGLEALGAHITQTGAIYSEAAEAAAKRAAESGALAVHAYDQAEVVAGQGTTGLEIVEQTGGVDTVVVAVGGGGFAAGITLGTSGSVPASGSAVTPGSGPRIIAVEPERIPTLHEALRAGHPVPVEVSGVAADALGATKIGGIAFEILSSPRVESVLVTDEAIVEARRTLWARHRVAAEPAGATAYAALLAGAYTPAPGERVAVVLCGSNTDPSTLTP
- a CDS encoding aminotransferase-like domain-containing protein, whose product is MNGANLADGDLVDLLGRWASGRGPLYLLLAARLRALIDDGVLPPDQALPPDRVLAKRLAVGRGTVVAAYDLLQQEGRVVRRQGSGTRVAALELPATRAADGVAANPLLLHILHPPDGVQLLTCAAPDDMPEAMFEAYEEAGARLADTRDLGYQPAGNPALRAALAAYYTGRGVPTTAEEIMVTTGAQQALTLLAGLLVAPGDTVLTEAPTYPGALEVFRHAAAVVRPGTAEDLRERPALGYFVPTSRNPDGAVMDNPARRRLAALAAEHDVPLIDDEVCAELCFTGGTPPPLASFERGEHLITVGSLSKLVWGGLRVGWIRAAAPLVSRLARLRAVFDLGGEVFSQLAAVALLRRLEEVRAARVRTLRRRHDHLCAQLRERLPSWEFEPALGGQTIWVRIPHGDVDSFAQVALRHGVAVPPGRSFDPLGGHADRMRLHFLFPEDELSRAVNNLALAWAVFDGADRPVSRHTLVV